The following coding sequences lie in one Bordetella genomosp. 9 genomic window:
- the queA gene encoding tRNA preQ1(34) S-adenosylmethionine ribosyltransferase-isomerase QueA yields MTSPSPSYTLADFDYDLPPELIAQHPSAERAGSRLLHLDAQGNLHDRRFADLGELLRPGDLLVFNDTRVIKARLLGQKATGGRVEVLVERIVAPRRALAHVRASKSPGPGTVLRLADAFEAVVEGRDGDLFELAFPDDVLTLLDAHGATPLPPYITHAPDAGDDARYQTVYAREPGAVAAPTAGLHFDEPMLERLQAMGIGRAFVTLHVGAGTFQPVRVEKIADHVMHAEWYTVPQATADAIGRTRAAGGRVVAVGTTSARALESAAALHMPLRAAQGDTRLFITPGYRFQALDALITNFHLPQSTLLMMVSALAGMGPIRRAYAHAVAQRYRFFSYGDAMFIEAAA; encoded by the coding sequence GTGACCTCCCCGTCTCCCTCCTACACCCTGGCCGATTTCGATTACGATCTGCCGCCCGAACTGATCGCCCAGCATCCCAGCGCCGAGCGCGCGGGCAGCCGGCTGCTGCACCTGGATGCGCAGGGCAATCTGCACGACCGCCGCTTCGCCGATCTGGGCGAGCTGTTGCGTCCGGGCGATTTGCTCGTGTTCAACGATACGCGCGTCATCAAGGCGCGCCTGCTGGGGCAGAAGGCGACGGGCGGGCGGGTCGAAGTGCTGGTGGAACGCATCGTGGCGCCGCGCCGGGCGCTGGCGCACGTGCGCGCCAGCAAGTCCCCGGGACCGGGCACGGTGCTGCGGCTGGCCGACGCCTTCGAGGCGGTGGTCGAGGGCCGGGACGGCGATCTCTTCGAACTGGCCTTTCCCGACGATGTGCTGACGCTGCTGGACGCCCACGGCGCGACACCGCTGCCCCCCTACATTACCCATGCGCCCGACGCGGGGGACGACGCCCGCTACCAGACCGTCTACGCGCGCGAGCCGGGCGCGGTCGCCGCGCCGACCGCCGGCCTGCATTTCGACGAGCCGATGCTCGAGCGGCTGCAGGCCATGGGCATCGGCCGGGCCTTCGTCACCCTGCACGTCGGCGCGGGGACGTTCCAGCCCGTGCGCGTGGAAAAAATCGCGGACCATGTCATGCACGCGGAGTGGTACACCGTGCCGCAGGCCACCGCGGACGCCATCGGCCGCACCCGTGCGGCCGGCGGCCGCGTCGTGGCGGTGGGCACCACCAGCGCCCGCGCGCTCGAATCGGCCGCGGCGCTGCACATGCCGCTACGCGCCGCCCAGGGCGACACCCGGCTGTTCATCACGCCGGGCTACCGCTTCCAGGCGCTGGACGCGCTGATCACGAACTTCCACCTGCCTCAATCGACCCTGCTGATGATGGTCTCGGCGCTGGCCGGCATGGGACCCATCCGCCGCGCGTACGCACACGCGGTGGCGCAGCGCTACCGCTTTTTCAGCTACGGCGACGCGATGTTCATCGAGGCAGCGGCTTGA
- the dacB gene encoding D-alanyl-D-alanine carboxypeptidase/D-alanyl-D-alanine endopeptidase yields the protein MAAAAPLAGVTALGGLLAPAAVRAQGLAPSSANALPHELAAAWRASKLPGSSLSLVVQELGGQRLLSINAKAPRNPASVMKLVTTWAGLSSLGPNYVWRTELLSDPGARLANGVLSGPLYLRASGDPFFLLQDFWTLLRDLRLHGVRQIQDLVIDRSIFGSVGSDPGAFDGAPDRPYNASPDALMVGFGALRLLFIPDPAARRWRPVIDPPLPGVSVSGQLEWSDAPCPGSPEVATEPVITQQGVTLRLSGKVAGSCGEFSLYRLALSQPEFATEVFRLLWRELGGTFAGQVRSGLVPPDAVPLASHDSPPLGDVIRTINKRSNNVMARQLLLTLGAEGGLRSANEASSADVVRRVLAGQGLSMPELVIDNGSGLSRIGRISADSLASLLTVAWNSPYMPEFMSSLAIAGVDGTVRRRLRDKDTRGMAHLKTGTLANVRALAGYVLSASGKRYAVVSIVNDDRADAVRPFDDALIKWLVDR from the coding sequence ATGGCCGCCGCGGCGCCATTGGCCGGCGTGACTGCCTTGGGCGGCCTGCTGGCGCCGGCAGCCGTCCGGGCCCAGGGTCTGGCGCCGTCCTCGGCCAACGCGCTGCCGCACGAGCTGGCCGCGGCATGGCGCGCCAGCAAGCTGCCCGGGTCGTCGCTGTCCCTCGTCGTACAGGAACTGGGCGGGCAACGCCTGCTTTCGATCAACGCCAAGGCGCCGCGCAATCCCGCTTCGGTGATGAAGCTGGTCACGACCTGGGCCGGGCTGTCCAGCCTGGGACCGAACTATGTATGGCGCACGGAGCTCCTGTCCGACCCGGGCGCCCGGCTCGCCAATGGCGTGTTGTCCGGCCCGTTGTACTTGCGCGCCAGCGGCGATCCCTTCTTTCTGTTGCAGGACTTCTGGACGTTGCTGCGCGACCTGCGGCTGCACGGCGTGCGGCAGATCCAAGACCTGGTGATCGACCGCAGCATCTTCGGGTCGGTCGGCAGCGACCCCGGCGCTTTCGACGGCGCGCCGGATCGCCCTTATAACGCCAGTCCCGACGCGTTGATGGTGGGCTTCGGCGCCCTGCGCCTGCTGTTCATTCCGGATCCCGCCGCGCGGCGCTGGCGCCCGGTCATCGACCCGCCCTTGCCCGGCGTGTCGGTCAGCGGCCAGCTCGAATGGAGCGACGCGCCGTGCCCCGGCTCGCCGGAGGTCGCCACGGAGCCGGTCATTACGCAGCAGGGCGTCACGTTGCGCCTGTCCGGCAAGGTGGCCGGCTCATGCGGGGAATTCAGCCTGTACCGCTTGGCCTTGTCCCAGCCGGAGTTCGCCACCGAGGTCTTTCGCCTGCTGTGGCGCGAGCTGGGCGGCACGTTCGCCGGGCAGGTCCGCTCCGGCCTGGTGCCGCCCGATGCCGTGCCGCTGGCGTCGCACGATTCGCCGCCGCTGGGCGACGTCATCCGGACCATCAACAAGCGCAGCAACAACGTCATGGCGCGCCAGCTTCTGCTGACCTTGGGCGCCGAAGGGGGCCTGCGGTCGGCGAACGAGGCGAGCAGCGCCGACGTCGTGCGCCGCGTGCTGGCCGGTCAGGGGCTTTCGATGCCGGAACTGGTCATCGACAACGGCTCGGGCCTGTCGCGGATCGGCCGGATTTCCGCGGACAGTCTGGCGTCGCTGCTGACGGTCGCGTGGAATTCGCCGTACATGCCGGAATTCATGTCCTCGCTGGCGATCGCCGGCGTGGATGGCACGGTGCGCCGGCGCCTGCGCGACAAGGACACGCGCGGCATGGCGCATCTGAAGACCGGCACGCTGGCCAATGTGCGCGCCCTGGCGGGCTACGTGCTGAGCGCGAGCGGCAAGCGCTACGCGGTCGTCAGCATCGTCAACGACGACCGGGCCGACGCGGTGCGGCCCTTCGACGACGCCCTGATCAAGTGGCTGGTGGATCGCTGA